A stretch of DNA from Cryptomeria japonica chromosome 4, Sugi_1.0, whole genome shotgun sequence:
TTTTCATAAAGCTTTACAAAGTCAGTCTCTTGTTCAGTATATTGTGATATATATGATAGAGTATGATCTGAAATGATTCTTGTTTTATACATTTGTAAAACAAGTTCTATAAAAATCAACTCCAAAGAAGAGATCACAAGATTAGAACTCTTAAATCATTTTTCTATTTACGTGATACTCTTCCTCTGCTATAATGTCTTTAGTCTTTTCAACAagattataaattaaaattatgacTTGTTGTTagcaatataaataaaattatgacATTTCTGTTGTGAAATCTCTATCTGGAATCTTTTGTGTCATACTTTAAAAAGATACATTTTGTATTTGTATATGTTTTTAAATTGAAAACTgctaaagatattaaatttttgtTATTCAAAATATCAAATCTTGTTCTTGTTTGGATTTGACTGTATGAACTTTTTTTATTAGCATTTCAGAGATATTCTACGATTCATCATCAAGATGTGTAGAGTAAatctccatgattcatcatcagaatgtATAAAGCAAATCCTTTGTTCTATAGTATAATGATGAATAACATAATATGATctcaaatatatataaaataagaatTCTTGTTCTATATATTTTCATAATGAATCATGAAAAGTAATCTGAAATATTAATAAGAAAAAATTATAAAagcatatcaaaatttattaaaaaaaaaacatattacttTTTCTCAAAATTCTAAGAAACATATTATTTTAGGGTTATGGTGTGCTTTATTTAGTTGTCGGTGTATTTAAACATGGGGCAAGTTGTGGAAAAGCAAAAGCAGGTGAACATTCTATTTAACATATATTTGCAGTATGGTTTATTCAGTTGTCGGTGTACTCAGGCGTGAGGCAACTTGTGGGAAAGCAAAAGCAGAAAGTGAATGATGAAGAGCATCAAATGGGAATTATTGGTAAACACGTAGATGGTAAAATAGACTACTATTTCATATCTTTTCCCAAGCTTAAGAATGATTAtacaatatcatttactcttttAAGGTCTTagtaaaatgaaaaaaaattgtgtgGCTAAGAAAATATCTAGTTTTTGGCACGGTGGACAAAATATCTACgaataattttcttctcttttgcAGAATGACCAAAATATCTAAGAGAAAAGTTTGAATTCTCTTAAAAAAAATATCTTTAGAGCCCTAGAATATTAAAAGTATTTTCTAGATGTCCCGAGATAAACTCTAGCTTTTACTTATAGATTTCGTTGCTTTAACATATTCTCACTAAAATACAAGACTAAAAAAATTCTCCTCTAGATATTTACTCAACAAAGACAATACATTCTGCAGTACTAGAGTTTATTGAACTTCATCTCTACAGCTGTTAGCATTTCTGAAGTTTCAAAAAGCTGTCAAAGACAATTAGATAATGACAGATATGGTTAAAAAGTTTATTCCTCATTTCTTCTTATATGTGTCTTTCTGAAACACCTAATGTTATTGTGTAGGGAGTTACACAGAAGGGCAAGGAAAGCAGGAATGTGAAGGAGTAAAAGAGGACATAAGTGGGAAACGTGGGAGGCCTTCTACAGAGCACAGCTTTCTTGGCTCTTCTGTATGCTACGGTGGACCAGATGAGTATTATGGCTGTGTTAAAGAAAGAAATGAACCTATAAATATGGTGATCTCTCAGCTTTTCCTCTTAGAAATATAGAAACTTTCAAATATATATCCTATTGTTCTCTTGTAACAAAAATAGTTTAATGAGATTGCAAAACACATAATTTTCtgttaaagaaagaaaagaagtaaTAAATAAGGTGAGCTCTTACCTTTTAATTGTCATAATAACTTACATTTATAGTGTTTTTAGATTAAATTATTCATTTTTCAATCATCAATACTTTAATCACAGTACATGATTTATCATCAGATTGAAGGAAGATTATACTTTAATCACAATACATGATTTATCATCAGATTGAAGGAAGATTGAAGGAATAAAAAGGGAGGTGGATTACAGAATTAGCTTGGAATTATagcaaattaattttttatttgttgaaTCTAGATCTTTTTGAGTTAAAttaagtattttttattatggatgTTTGGATCACACTATATAATTCATTGTCAGGTCGAAGTGGAAAAATAAGAGAAGTGCATTGTAGACCTAGGTTTCCTAAATAGAGGAGGGATGGATTCATAACAAATAAAATCTGGGTATTTTTGACTTAGATTATGTGTTTTTAATCTTCAATGTTAAGATCACTCTACATGAATCATCATCACAAGGGAGAGATGGATTTATAGTAAAAAAAATCTTTATGTATTAAAACTGTTTGGATTAAATTATAGAtttttttgtaattgatgtttgaATTACACAAGATGATTCATGATTAGTTGAAGAGAAAAAAAAGACAAATAGATTGGAGAGCTAGGTTTCCTAAATAAAGAAGGGATAGATTCATAGTAAACTACAAACTGTAGTTATTAAATCTGAACGTTTATAGATTAAATTATGTGTTGTTTTTATCATCCATATTTGGATTGCACTACGTGCTCCATCATCAGATTGAAGAGAAAAAAGAGAGATGAATTATAGACTTTATCTGAATAAAAGAGAGATGTATTCTATTTTCTGGTTTACAATTCCCCTCTCCATACCATCtttatttaacaaacttgtgtttgtaACCCACCTCTTGACTTTGTTCTCTTTATCTTGATAACTgataagatgatcaaaatgtccataataaaaaaacatatcatttaaaaataaaaaacacttaaaTTCACTAATATAATCTGTCAAACATCATATTGCTAATCTTTATTTCTTAATTGAAAATTATCTCTCACAGAATAAAATTGGAGTAAGGAAACTGGAAGAGACAGCAGACCCATCTAATCTTGAATATGCAACAAGGGGAGATTGGTGGAAAGGTAAGCACAAAAATGTCAAAATGCTGTTGCTTAGATATCTTTGCCTAGCAATCGTTTAATGGCaacaaatattataaataaatagttACCATTTGGTTGTTATAGGTTCTCTCCACTACTAAAAAATTATGGAGCATCTCATTTCCAGTTTCTTCCATAAAGTTCAGGTATGCGTTACAATATATCTTACATACTTTAATCTATGCTGTTGATTGGCTACGTAATGTAATACCAAGATGCCTGCATTATTTTTATGACAATAATTCTGTAGAGTGCTGTTAAATTTGACTGAATCAAATTTGTTCCGTTGTTTCTCAGGCAATGTGTACAATAGTAGAGCTGGATTAAGTACCGAGATCGATCAGGCGTTGAATATGATATCCATATCATTATCTTTCAGTAGCATGTAAATAAGCAAATAAGGATAAGGAATGATACTATATACGGCTAGGTGTTTCTGCACTTAAATAAAGTGGAATCTCAAACAAAAAAGAGTCTTTTTCACATCACCCATAATCCTTTTTTTAAAGGTTACATGGTATCTTACCTCTTACCCATAGAATGCTTTCTCTGTAAACAAGTATGATATATATTAATACTATGCGCATGCTGAGGATAATGGCATCTGTTAGGGTTTACGCTATTGTCAACAAAAGTATTCAAAGGTATAATGCAAATATAGATTAATGGAATGGATATATGGCTTGAAAAGTCTTTTGTTTGAATGGACCGTTGTAATGAATGCCTTTTCATCTATTATAGCGGTAAATAGGTATTAGTTTATTTCAGAAATCaaaataattgaatataagatATTTATGAGTTTCTTAAATTCGGATATTTTTTCAAAGGATGGTTGTATTAAATGTCATATTTGTAAGAATGGTGAATATTTATtagtttatttataatattttaaattaatgtaaaatgttttaaaataaagaaaaaaagtctTGTCATTCTTGCCTTTGACAATACATGTGAATTGTTAGAGAAAAATCTTATTAGATATTTTGTAGAAGGAATTCCCTCACAAAGCATGATCCATAACTAGGCTAGAATTGTATGGCTACCTTATAGTATGTATACTCACATGGTGTTACACATGTCAATAAATTTCACATTTTATATTTCACTTTATGGAGGCCAATCATGTTTATGTTACTCTCAAGAATGAGGTTTGGTATGTTTATAGTTGCTTTACTGTTATCCATCGATGAaccaaaaattaataaattttgcatggtcttgAGTGGTTTGATTGAATTGAATTCTTCGGTCATTCCTCACCTTGTTGGCCTTTTCTTGACTAACATATTGTTTATATTCAATCTATCAAGTTTCACTTTTAAAACACTTTAGATATATGTGGGAGCATAAACGTATTTCCCACAT
This window harbors:
- the LOC131061168 gene encoding uncharacterized protein LOC131061168; translated protein: MGQVVEKQKQLSVYSGVRQLVGKQKQKVNDEEHQMGIIGKHVDGSYTEGQGKQECEGVKEDISGKRGRPSTEHSFLGSSVCYGGPDEYYGCVKERNEPINMNKIGVRKLEETADPSNLEYATRGDWWKGSLHY